One Sandaracinaceae bacterium DNA window includes the following coding sequences:
- a CDS encoding rhodanese-like domain-containing protein, with product MNWLPRGLRVLPTRRHGLSAVVLCAALGVLAGCGGSGSTEAEDDEGAATSGGEALPDAPRVTGAEARAMVANGAVLLDVTPHARADRSLIEGRTHIPLSELDARLGELPRDRDIVVYCLGGGASPRAGARLRAAGYRAFVLGAKTNWDL from the coding sequence ATGAACTGGCTTCCTCGAGGGCTGCGTGTCCTTCCCACCCGTCGCCATGGCCTGAGCGCGGTCGTGCTGTGCGCGGCGCTCGGCGTGCTCGCCGGCTGCGGCGGCAGCGGCAGCACCGAGGCCGAGGACGACGAGGGCGCAGCCACCAGCGGCGGCGAAGCCCTCCCTGATGCGCCGCGCGTCACGGGCGCCGAGGCGCGCGCCATGGTCGCCAACGGCGCCGTCCTGCTGGACGTCACACCGCACGCGCGGGCTGACCGCTCGCTCATCGAGGGCCGCACGCACATCCCGCTCAGCGAGCTGGATGCTCGCCTGGGTGAGCTGCCGCGCGACCGCGACATCGTCGTCTACTGCCTGGGCGGCGGGGCCAGCCCGCGCGCTGGCGCTCGGCTCCGCGCGGCGGGATATCGTGCGTTCGTGCTGGGCGCCAAGACCAACTGGGACCTCTGA